The window GATCTCACCCGTCTCGCCGGCGGGAAGGATCCTGCCGTCGTCGTCGAGGATCTCCACGCGCACCAGCGGAGCGGGGCGGCCCGCCGCCGACAGCCGGGAGTCGTCGGCGATCCTGCCGTCGGTGAAGTGCTCCTCGGGCCGCAGGAAGGCGATCGCGGCCGGTGCCTCCGTCTGACCGTAGCCCTGGAACAGGACAGGGCCGAAGACCTCGATGGCTCGGCGCAGTTTCTCCGTCGACATGGGCGCGGAGCCGTACATGAGGTACTTCAGTGAGGAGAAGTCCCGCTGCTCGATGCCGGGGATCTCCAGCAGCCGGTAGATCACGGTCGGGGGGAGGAAGAGCTCGGTGACGCGGTGCTTCTCCATCAGGTCGAGCAGCTGCACCGGATCCGGCCGGCTCATCACGACGACCGTGCCGCCGCGCGCCGTGCAGGGCAGCGTGAGGGTGCCCGCCGTGTGCGTCATCGGTGCGGCGACGAGGTTCACGACGGGGTCGTCCTCCCGGTAGGAGGCGGCGAGCATCTGCTGCACGGCGCTGACGCTCAGGCCCCGGTGGGTGTTCATCACTCCCTTGGGGGCGCCGGTCGTGCCGCCGGTCGGCATGATGCCGGCGACCGACTCCGGGGAGGGGATGAAGTCAGGGCGGCCGGCAGGGGCTTCGCGGAGGAATTCCTCGAAGGTGACGGCGCCGGAGCCGGACGCGGTGACCGCGTCGGAACCCAGCGAGACGACGGTGTGCAGCTCGTCCAGGTCGGGGCGCAGCTTCTCGACGACCGGCAGGAACGGCTCGTGGCAGAACAGCACCTCGCAGTCGAATCCCTTGAGCAGCCGCTGTATCTCCTCGGGCGGGCTGGCGGGGTTGACGGGAACCCACGCCAGCCCGGCCCGCCACAGCCCGAGGACACAGGCCCACGCGACCGGGTCGTTCCCGGCGAGTACCGCGCCCTTCGCCTCACGGCCGGTCGTCCGCTCCAGCAGGGCATTGGCCACGCGACACGAGAGCTCCCCGATCTCCTGGTACGTGAAGGACCTCTCGCCTGCGATGAACGCCACGCCGTCCGGGTTGGCTCGCCAGCCGCGATCGAAGAAGTCGGTCACTGCCATGGGGTGTTTCCTTTCGATCGTCCGCGGCTCATGGCCTGGCCCAGCCGGCGCGGTGCAGCAGCGCGGTGAGGTAGCCGAACTTCATGGTCAGCAGGTGGTTCTCGCCGTCCTCTATGCGGGCTGCCCGGGCGTCGCGGAAGAGCTTCTCCATCGGGTACTCGCGCGTGAGTCCGTAACCGCCGAACAGCTGCAGCGCCTCGTCGGCCACCTCGAAGGCGAGGTCGGTGCAGGTCACCTTGGATCCGGCCGTGTAGTAGGGGTGCTTCTTCGGCGACAGGAAGGTGTAGTCGGTGGCCCGCCGGGAGACGGCGCGCATGGTCTCCAGCTTGCGGGCCATGGCGCCCAGCCGGTACTGCACCAGCTGGTGGTCGGCGAGCAGCGCGCCGCCCTGCCGCCGCTCGTGGCAGTACTCCAGCGCGTACTCGAAGGCCGCCCGGCCCAGGCCCGTCATGATCTGGCCCATGGCGACGCCGGCCGAGGACCAGGTCGACGCGTGACCGGGCCAGTAGTCGTCGCCGAGCGACAGGGCGAAGCGGGCGGGCACCTTCACGTCGTCGAAGTAGACCTCGCCTTGGGGCAGGGCTCGCTTGCCCAGCTTCTCCAGCGGCCTGCCTCGGCTGACCCCCGGCAGGTCCAGCGGCACGATGACCTCCACGCCGCGCGGGTGGCCCTCCGCGTCGAAGAACCCCTCGCCGTAGTCGGCGGCGATCGTCAGGAGGCCGACCTGGGCGACCGGTCCGTTGGACACCCAGGCCGAGCTCTGCCCGCTGATCACGATCTCGCCGCCGGACACCCTGGCGCTCAGGTTGCCCTTGTTGCCCTGGCGGGCGGCGGCGTGCCGCTCCGCCGGGTACAGGCTCAGGCCGTCGGAGCCGCGGTCGGGCTGCGTGCCGATCCAGCAACCGAGCCTGCCCTCGCACAGGTCGACCAGCTCCTGGTTGCCCGACCGCGCCGCCATCAGTTTGGGGAACGCTCCGGCCCCCAGGGAGACGGCCAGGCCGGCGTCGCCCCAGCCGAGTTCCTCGACGACGATGGCCTGCAGGCGGGCCAGGGCCTGAGGAGGCACCCCGTCGACCGTCGCGTCGAACTCGATGCCGGAGGCAGCCGCCGTCTTCAGGAACTGCCAGTACGGGGAGTCCGGGGTGACGACCTCCTCCGCGCTCAGTCGGTCGATCGCGATGCCGGCCGGACGCATCACCTCGCGGGCGAACTGGTGCATCGCCTGCTGGACCGCGCGCTCGTCGTCGCCGAGCGGCGGCTCGAAGCCGGTCAGCTCCACGTGCGGCAGGCCGGGGCGCACCGCGGCGGAGACGTTCTCTTCGGTCTGCTGTGGCATGGTCGGCTCCCTCTCCGTCACTTGGCCGTGGTGAGGTCGCCCTGCGCCGCGATGGTGGCGGGCAGGTCCAGTTCGTGCTCGACGTCCTGAAGAGCGGCGAACTTCTGCAGGTACTCCTGGACGGCGGGAATCGCGAGCAGCGTCCGCATCGCGTTGTTCTCCACACCGAAGCCGGAGAACTGGGCGTCGACCGCGCTGTTGTAGACCTTGGTGAACACCTCGTTCACAGCCGCGACGGAGCCGGCGGAGCGGGCGGCGAGCCGCTGCGCGAGGTCGTCGACGTAGCCGCAGATGTCGTCCGCGGGCAGAGCGCGGTTGACGATGCCGTAGGCGGCCGCCTCCTCGCCGTCGAAGTCGCGGGAGGACAGAACGACTTCGCGGGCACGGGCCGGCCCGATCTGCAGGGCCAGGCGGGTGGTGCCTCCGCCGGCCGGGAGGAATCCGCCGGATGCCTCGGGGAAGCACAGGCGGCTCTCCGGGGTGACGAAGCGCATGTGGGTGCCGAGGAGGAACTCCAGTCCGGCGCCGCGGCAGATGCCGTCGACCAGGCTGATGGTCACCTGCGGCAGCGCTTCCCACATGGTGGTGAGTGCCTGGACGACGTTGATGTCGTCGTACTTGCTCTGGGGCACGTTCGGGTCGCTCATCGCCCGGAACAGGTCGTTCAGGTCGAAGTGCGCGAGGAAGAACTCGGGGTTGGCGCTGCCGAAGACCACGACCGAGGTCTCGCGGTCGAACACGAGCTGTCCGGCCAGGTCGAACAGTTCGCCGACCATCTCGATCGTCATCAGGTTGAGCGGTGCGTTGTCGAAGTCGACGTGGAGGATGCGGCCTTCGCGCCGCAGAGAGAGGGTCTTGTAGGTCATGACGGGCTCCGTTCAGGGAGGTCTCAAAAGTTGTCGGCTACGCACCGAGGACGGTGATCGCGGCCACGGCTTCCTCGCCGCCGTACATGCCGCCCCCGTTCTCCGCCAGCGCGATGCGTGCGCCAGGGACCTGGCGGGCTCCGCTCTCACCGCGGAGCTGCTGCACCAGTTCGTGGATCTGCGCCAGGCCGGAGGCGCCCATGGGATGCCCCTTGGACTCCAGCCCGCCCGACGGGTTGACGGGGAGGAGCCCGCCCAGGGTGGTGGCGCCGGATGCGGCGAACGCGCCTCCGGTCCCGATCTCGCAGAATCCCAGCAGCTCCGTCTGGAGGAGCTCGCCGAACGCCGACGCGTCGTGCACCTCGGCGACGGACACGTCCTGCGGCCCGATCCCTGCCTGCTCGTACGCGTCCTGCGCCGCGAGTGCGCTGACCGAGTGCTCCCAGTCGGCCAGGGAGCGCACGGTTCCGGTGCCGAGGACCGAGGCCAGTACGCGGACGCGCCGGCTTCCCCCGAGGCGTGCCCGGCCCGCCTCGTTGCAGACGATCGCCGCGGCGGCGCCGTCGGTGAGGGGCGCGCACATCGGGACGGTCAGGGGTTCGGTGACCGTGCGGGCCGCGAGGATCTCGTCGGCCGACATGGCCTTGCGGAAGTGGGCGAGCGGGTTGGAGACCGCGTGTGCGTGGTTCTTCTCCGCGATCAGCGCCAGGTGCCGCTTCGTCGTGCCGAACGTCTTCATGTGCGACCGGGCGAGCGCCCCGTAGATGTCCATGAACATGCTGCGCGGCACGCCGGCGTCGGCGGGGACGTCGCCGCCGAGCTCGCGGAGCACCGCCCGTACGCCGTCGGGGTCGTGGACGTCCACGCCACCGTCGAACAGGCCGAGCATCTTGCGCTTGTCGTCGACGTTGGTCTTCTCCACGCCGACCGCCAGCACCACGTCGGCGGCCCCGGAGCGGACGTGCAGGACGGCCTGGTGCAGGGCCGTCGCTCCCGTGGCGCACGCGTTCTCGACGTTGATCACGGGGATCCGCTCGAAGCCCATGCTGCGCAGCGCCATCTGGCCCGGGACGACCAGCTGGCCCTCCAGGACCGACTGGCAGGTGTTGCCGAAGTACGCCGCGTCCACGTCACCGAGCCGCCCGCCCGCGTCCTTGAGCGCCTCGGTGACGGCGTCCCTGGTCAGGTCCTTGACGGAGGCGTCCCGCCGGACACCGAAGGGGGTCATGCCCACGCCGGCGATCCACACCGGTGGCGCGCTCACGCCACGCTCTCCTCGGTGATGCGCGCGAAGCCGTACGACTCCAGGGCGCCCATGAGCTCACGGTGACCGAGCAACTCGGCGGGCGAGCGGAAACCGGTGCCGTGGTGAGTGGAGCCGAGCAGCCGGGAGGCCGCGTACGCCTGCATCAGGCCGGTCATCTGGTAGCCGGTGCTGCTGTGGATGACCACCCGCGCGGTGGCCGTGTTGCCCCGTGCCGTGCACCAGTCGATGGAGCGGTGGATCTGGCGGTTCTCACGGGGCGGGCTGCCCGGCGTCATGCCGGACGCCATCTTGTCCAGCACCGGGTACAGGGTCTCCTCCGGAAGCCATTGCAGGGACACCTTGAACAGGCGCTCCAGGTCGATGACCCGCTTGTAGATGTCCTCGTTCCGCATCGCGACGAACATGCGGCAGTTGCGCACCCGGCGGTCGTCCCGGAAGAACACCGGCATCGCGGTGCGCCCCAGTTCAGTCCGGTGACGACATAGCCCGAACCGGGCACGACGAGGTCCTGGCGAGTCACCCGCTCGTATTTCTTCAGCCGGCCGTCCTCCAGGTAGTGGGCCTCCGCCCGCATCACGTCGAAGATCGACTGGGTGGAGCCGACCGTGGGGATGGCATTGGCGTACGAGCCCAGCTCCAGGGAGTCGACGCCGGGTGTCTCCAGGCAGATGCGGGCGGCGATGTCGTGCAGCGCGTACTGGATCGACATCGCGGACGAGGCGACTCGGCCGGCCTCGGCGAACCGCGGGCCCCACTCGTCGAGCAGGCGGAGGATGTGGGTCTGTTCACCGGCTGTGTCGAGGTAGTGGCAGCCGGCCCGGATCGCCGCCTCCACGACCGGGGCCGCGTAGCGCAGGAACGGGCCCACGACGTTGCACACGACGCTCCGGCCCTCGAACAGCCGGGTCAGGGACTCGACAGAGCCGTCCACCTCGGCGATCTCGTAGTCCGCGGTCTCGATCCCCGGGACCTTGTCCATGACCTCCTGGATCCGGGCCTTGTTCCGGCCGGCGGCCACGAAGGGGATGCTGTATTCACGCAGGTATTCGGCCACCAGTCGACCGGTGGATCCGCTGGCTCCGTAGAGGACGACCGGACGCAATTCGCTCACCGCTGGGTCCTTCCGTGGTGGCCGAGACTCCTCACAGGAGGGCTCGGCGCGGGTGACGGTGATGAGAACTCTGCGCAACGGGCGACGGCACCGCTTGTCCCAGAGCGCAACCCGGCTTGTACGTTCGTGCAGCCGGCCCCACTCCTCATGCCCCCGGCACGGCCTCGCGGTCCGCAGGGCGGCACAGCCTGTTGCCCTCCCCGCGTGGCAGGAATGCACTGCACAATGGTGGTGGCACTGCTCGCGGAGGTGTTCGGGATGGTCGGTACCGGCACGTGGTCCACCGATGGACTGTCGCAGAACCGTGCGCCCATCGCGTGGACGCGCAAGATGCCCGAGCTGCACCTCCCGTGGACGCTGACATTCCCCGAGCCCGACCGGTTCCGGGCCGCTGTCCGCTACCGCAGCCTGGACGAACTCACCGTCGCCGAGTTCCGGGGCGGACGCTACGCGGGCCGGAGGACCGACGACGCCGAAGGACGGCCTGCGCGCATCGGGGTGCTGATCAACCTCAGCGGCCGGCTGGTGTGCCGGTACGGGGACGGCGAGGTGGCCGTCGGCCCCCATGACCTGCTGGTGTGGGACAGCGACCTCGCGCGTGCCTTCGACGCGGTCGAGCCCCACCACGAGCTCTCCCTCCTGCTTCCGCGCGACATGGTCCCGCAGGGGCTCGCGGCCGCGGCCGCCCGCGCCAGCGGCCCCGTGCCGGTCGGTGCGGGAGCCGGTCTGGCGGCGATCGCCGCCGATCAGCTGCGCGCGATCGTCCGCGAGCTGGACCACCTCTCGGACGCGGGACTCGCCATCGCCTGCCAGAACTTCTTCGACACCCTGGACTCCGCGCTCGTACCCACCGTGGAGGCGTCCCCTTCGGCGAGCGCCCGCGCGGTCCTGCTGAACCGGGTCCGCCGCTACGTGGAGGATCGTCTCGACGACCCGGAGCTGTCCGCCTCGTCCGTCGCGGAAGCACTCGACGTCTCCGTGCGCACGCTGCACCTCGCGTTCGCCGGCACGGGCACGACGGTGGGGCGCTGGATCCGCGAGCGGCGCCTGAAAGTCTGTTACCGGGAACTCGCGCACGGATCCGGGGAGCGGACCGTCACGGACGTCGCCTTCCGGTGGGGTTTCAACGACGTGGCGCATTTCAGCCGGGTCTTCAAGCAGACGTACGGCATCACGCCGAGCCGTGTCGTGGCGCTGGCGCGCCGCGCTTCGGCCAGCTGACCCCGAACCCCCGGCGTGCCCGGCCGGGCAGCGCTCGGCGGCGGCCGGGCTCTTGGCACGACCGGAGCGCAGACGCTTGGGGGCGGTCGGTGGGCATGCCCGTCCGGGGACACGACACACCCGCCGGACGCGGTGGTTCGACGGCGAACAGGAGCACGCACTCATCCGGCAGAGCGCCTTCGCCGAGCGGACGAATCCGCCTGCCCCCGGAACGGCCATGGTGACCGTGCCGCTCTCGTCCGGTGCCGTGTCGACCCGGCGGCAGCACAGGTCGGTGGCGCATGGTCGTGGGCGCCGTACGAGCGGCAGGCGGGCGGTGCGCGGCGCGGTGGACGTACAGCAGCACCCGCCGCACCGCCGGACCCCCGTCCGCCGAGGTCACCGGCCGTGTCACCCGTGCGAGGGTCACGGTGGCTCGTTGTCCAGTTGCTCGAGGATGAGGTTGGAGAGGCTTGCGAAGGTGGCGAGTTCGTCCGGGCTGAGGACGTCGATGACCAGGCGGCGGACCGTGGCCACATGGTGGGGTGCGGCGGCCTCGATGGTTTTGCGGCCGGCCGGTGTGATGGCGACGAAGGCACCGCGTCCGTCCTCGGCGCATTCTTCCCGGGCCACCAGGCCGCGTTTGGCCATCCTGGCGATCTGGTGGGACAGACGGCTCTGTTCCCACTCGATGGTGTGGGCGAGGTCCTGGAATCGTTGCCGGCCGTCGGAGGTGTCGGTGAGGGCGACGAGGATCTGGAAGTCGGCACCGGACAGTTTGTGCGCCTTCAGGTCACGTTCCAGCCTGGCCGAGAGTTTCTGGTGCAGGCGGATGAAGGCCCGCCAGGCGTGCTGCTCGGCGGGGCTCAGCCATGCAGGTGTGTCGTTCATGCACAACGACTTTACCTGGAAGCTTGACACGTCATATACCTCCCCCTAACGTGCATGACACATCATCTGACGCGCCATGCACCATCGGGCGCCGAGTTAGATGATGCGACATGCAATGGGGGTGTGTCGCCCCTGCCCCAACAAGAGGGAGAAGGCCGTGGCGGAGAAGAAGGTGATCGCGGTGGTCGGCGCGACCGGCGCCCAAGGTGGCGGGTTGGCCAGGGCGATCCTGGCCGACGCCGACGGTGGGTTCGCGGTGCGTGCGCTGACCCGTCACCCCGACTCGGACACCGCACGCGAGCTCACGGCGCTTGGTGCCGAGGTGGTGAAGGCCGACACCGGCGACGAGCGGAGCCTGACGGAGGCGTTCGACGGGGCGCATGGGGCGTTCCTGGTGACCAACTTCTGGGAGCACATGTCGCCCGAGCGGGAGAAGCAGGAGGCGGCAACCATGGCCCGGGCCGCCAAGGCCGCGGGCGTGACCCATGTGATCTGGTCGACGCTGGAGGACACCCGCGACTACATCCCGCTCGACGACGAGCGCATGCCGACGCTGATGGGCAGCTACAAGGTGCCGCACTTCGATGCCAAGGCCGAGGCCAACCGGTTCTTCACCGATGCCGGGGTACCGACCACCTTCCTGCAGACCACTTTCTACTGGGAGAACCTGCTCGGTCCGATGGCGCCGCGACGAGGAGACGACGGCCGGCTCGTGCTGGCCATGCCGATGGCCGACAGCCCGCTCGCCGGCATCGCCGCCGAAGACATCGGCAGGACCGC of the Streptomyces sp. T12 genome contains:
- a CDS encoding class I adenylate-forming enzyme family protein translates to MAVTDFFDRGWRANPDGVAFIAGERSFTYQEIGELSCRVANALLERTTGREAKGAVLAGNDPVAWACVLGLWRAGLAWVPVNPASPPEEIQRLLKGFDCEVLFCHEPFLPVVEKLRPDLDELHTVVSLGSDAVTASGSGAVTFEEFLREAPAGRPDFIPSPESVAGIMPTGGTTGAPKGVMNTHRGLSVSAVQQMLAASYREDDPVVNLVAAPMTHTAGTLTLPCTARGGTVVVMSRPDPVQLLDLMEKHRVTELFLPPTVIYRLLEIPGIEQRDFSSLKYLMYGSAPMSTEKLRRAIEVFGPVLFQGYGQTEAPAAIAFLRPEEHFTDGRIADDSRLSAAGRPAPLVRVEILDDDGRILPAGETGEICVRGDLVMKGYYKAPDKTAEALVDGWLHTGDVGFLDAEGYLHITDRKKDMIISGGFNVYPSEVEQVVWSHPAVQDCAVIGVPHEEWGEAVTAVVELNPGARLTEEELIAYCRPQLGGIKTPKQVVFLDVLPRSANGKVLKKDVREPFWRGHERQI
- a CDS encoding acyl-CoA dehydrogenase family protein; the encoded protein is MPQQTEENVSAAVRPGLPHVELTGFEPPLGDDERAVQQAMHQFAREVMRPAGIAIDRLSAEEVVTPDSPYWQFLKTAAASGIEFDATVDGVPPQALARLQAIVVEELGWGDAGLAVSLGAGAFPKLMAARSGNQELVDLCEGRLGCWIGTQPDRGSDGLSLYPAERHAAARQGNKGNLSARVSGGEIVISGQSSAWVSNGPVAQVGLLTIAADYGEGFFDAEGHPRGVEVIVPLDLPGVSRGRPLEKLGKRALPQGEVYFDDVKVPARFALSLGDDYWPGHASTWSSAGVAMGQIMTGLGRAAFEYALEYCHERRQGGALLADHQLVQYRLGAMARKLETMRAVSRRATDYTFLSPKKHPYYTAGSKVTCTDLAFEVADEALQLFGGYGLTREYPMEKLFRDARAARIEDGENHLLTMKFGYLTALLHRAGWARP
- a CDS encoding enoyl-CoA hydratase/isomerase family protein — protein: MTYKTLSLRREGRILHVDFDNAPLNLMTIEMVGELFDLAGQLVFDRETSVVVFGSANPEFFLAHFDLNDLFRAMSDPNVPQSKYDDINVVQALTTMWEALPQVTISLVDGICRGAGLEFLLGTHMRFVTPESRLCFPEASGGFLPAGGGTTRLALQIGPARAREVVLSSRDFDGEEAAAYGIVNRALPADDICGYVDDLAQRLAARSAGSVAAVNEVFTKVYNSAVDAQFSGFGVENNAMRTLLAIPAVQEYLQKFAALQDVEHELDLPATIAAQGDLTTAK
- a CDS encoding thiolase family protein: MSAPPVWIAGVGMTPFGVRRDASVKDLTRDAVTEALKDAGGRLGDVDAAYFGNTCQSVLEGQLVVPGQMALRSMGFERIPVINVENACATGATALHQAVLHVRSGAADVVLAVGVEKTNVDDKRKMLGLFDGGVDVHDPDGVRAVLRELGGDVPADAGVPRSMFMDIYGALARSHMKTFGTTKRHLALIAEKNHAHAVSNPLAHFRKAMSADEILAARTVTEPLTVPMCAPLTDGAAAAIVCNEAGRARLGGSRRVRVLASVLGTGTVRSLADWEHSVSALAAQDAYEQAGIGPQDVSVAEVHDASAFGELLQTELLGFCEIGTGGAFAASGATTLGGLLPVNPSGGLESKGHPMGASGLAQIHELVQQLRGESGARQVPGARIALAENGGGMYGGEEAVAAITVLGA
- a CDS encoding helix-turn-helix domain-containing protein encodes the protein MVVALLAEVFGMVGTGTWSTDGLSQNRAPIAWTRKMPELHLPWTLTFPEPDRFRAAVRYRSLDELTVAEFRGGRYAGRRTDDAEGRPARIGVLINLSGRLVCRYGDGEVAVGPHDLLVWDSDLARAFDAVEPHHELSLLLPRDMVPQGLAAAAARASGPVPVGAGAGLAAIAADQLRAIVRELDHLSDAGLAIACQNFFDTLDSALVPTVEASPSASARAVLLNRVRRYVEDRLDDPELSASSVAEALDVSVRTLHLAFAGTGTTVGRWIRERRLKVCYRELAHGSGERTVTDVAFRWGFNDVAHFSRVFKQTYGITPSRVVALARRASAS
- a CDS encoding MarR family winged helix-turn-helix transcriptional regulator, which gives rise to MNDTPAWLSPAEQHAWRAFIRLHQKLSARLERDLKAHKLSGADFQILVALTDTSDGRQRFQDLAHTIEWEQSRLSHQIARMAKRGLVAREECAEDGRGAFVAITPAGRKTIEAAAPHHVATVRRLVIDVLSPDELATFASLSNLILEQLDNEPP
- a CDS encoding NmrA/HSCARG family protein codes for the protein MAEKKVIAVVGATGAQGGGLARAILADADGGFAVRALTRHPDSDTARELTALGAEVVKADTGDERSLTEAFDGAHGAFLVTNFWEHMSPEREKQEAATMARAAKAAGVTHVIWSTLEDTRDYIPLDDERMPTLMGSYKVPHFDAKAEANRFFTDAGVPTTFLQTTFYWENLLGPMAPRRGDDGRLVLAMPMADSPLAGIAAEDIGRTAYGIFRRGGDLVGRTVSIAGEHLTGKQMAEQLSEALGEDVAYVPVPFDAMRAQPFPAAAETGNMFQFYAEVPQFNAVRDLDVVRDLNPQLQTFQQWLTAHRPAFAGA